A region of the Passer domesticus isolate bPasDom1 chromosome Z, bPasDom1.hap1, whole genome shotgun sequence genome:
acagcatggaggcagcaatgacatcagagcaagccttggctgccccttgcaaagctcaggctcagggacgggttgaagctggagcccaagggtgagggggaacctgaaggtactccttctgtgggtcatttggttgattaagtcttggctggtttgggtctgcacttcttgttgcactgcagaaaatccagctgtccattcctcctgtcttgggggggacagcggcctcgtcagtgccgcttgccggaatgcccaggccacgataccgtgcttgtgctgaggggcagtggcttctggttaatgtgtgcaatgtttgggttttttttctgtgaagagacagattctgagactgggccggagaccttagccgtggaagaaagtgacagtgtgccaggctcgcatgaagaaacagaaccaatagaggacaccagcacacttgctgagcctgagcaatattcaggtgagtgcttgctagatgctgtcttgggcaaagagcagcatttctgctgtatccctgcagtgctctccatgggtgaattgcaggtgcccagcacgcagcccgggcctgcagcccggaggagtagatggggcagtgctgctccctggcacacactgggctcttgtgcatgagagcttgatgggatccctcttggtccctgatgctaagacaccagaggcagaggaacccatctctgaagacaacatcagatgtcagttctgattcactagcagtgccagtccttgggcatctgaagcacactgtggggttatgcctagtgcagagcacaaacgctgactcttgcattgtctcttctcctgccagggtcatccggtgggcaaaaagcccagactgctggacactgtgaccccagcaagtactacatcctagggacagtagcagcctcagctttgcttctgcttggggcagtgtctgggtaCCTAGTGGtgtatcagctgctgaagagagagaggtgagttattaattgctgccattggcaaggaagtctttgcagcatgcaggagcgcccaggcggctcctcgcagggctctgaggaacctgtgctccaaattcctatctgtgaggagtcttcttggaaatctgttcctacaggaggagccaggaagacaagggacaggactgggactcttcctgtggtcagcctagaggtgaagcagggtcaggagaaggagcgggaagcggTGAGAGAGCCCAAGccaacgggttcagggacagctgccgcctgtttcctgagctctttgcagcagagctcgcccagctctacaagaacatgggcgcagacccgtcacctctgccaacGTGCTCctactgtgctctggctgacaacgcctcttcacaggaccactggatttccctgcagtcacctcagcccacagcatcctggtgcacctgctaccagcaccagcaggaatcCTGTCTCTTTGAGGATGATGATTAGAGACAGTGATATCAATAAATAGTGATAGAGGtagtgattgttttagtgatagtgataaggGTACTTGATATTAAAGGATGgcgattgttttaatgatagtgatgcTGATAATGGTAGTGATAGTGGTACTGATACTTTGTTTTAGGGTACAATGATTGCTTTAATgatactaataaataaatatttttccaaaagcagtaaattcttgcctggtgtggctgtttctgttggggtagaatgcacagagctgggagcagggctggggctgtgacaggagctctgagaaacttgcactgcagtgcaggagctgcttgtgccacctcagcctgctttgccagcagtggccattcacaaagctttcctgcaccagcatggggacacgctggctagcagtgacatgcagaagcttctctgggagctcttttgggatgctgccctgaatcaggaaggtctgggcagagagggaaagatgttctgcgagggatggctgtccagcagcgagcacatcaaggagacgcgaggtggtgacttaggtggtggcagtccctccctgaagagcttcaagagaggagcatcaaggagcggaaagctggagccgggctgtgtgagaggggaaggaatgtcctatcaatcacaggagccttcttaaaaattagatggataacagcgactataattataataaaagttacagtcttgtcgcacgcagtatgggaaaaaagcccagagctggaatacaacacagaacgttgatgtgatcttttgcttgagcgagtgtggcagttgcaggctcctttattcctgtttttggacttgacttaacttttcgttcagggagattaagactcaggcagtatagactggggtatatcctgctcgatttctcaagtgatggaatgtaggaaggccttccaaGTGGAAAGAAGTggcggagtgcctgtctcagatgaagcaagcgaggcactgcaagaaaccagcatgccagggaactgctgtcccaagacaatgctcttccctttgaagtgatgaagaggaaccactaagctcctcacccttgttcctctcctctgctctccacagcagctccggctgcgcctctgcgccctctctcatgggcctctctgagataccagcagctctgagatagacacctcctgagagggcagcccaaggctctgttcagaagagagctgttcctcaacccttgaaccaagcctcacaagctcttttcatatagacacccacacctgcagccttccagatgcacagctgagagctgtgggacatgtgcatggtcatgccctgcagtgccctttctgaaatgcctcggctgcttctgagggatctgacatgccactgcagcaggaaaacacctgtggattcaatggggtccggcaaaaaccgtgcctggcatttgccttgtgtgttgctctgtccagtcgccaatgccttggtttgccacctcatccctgctctctgcccctggggccggcaggggcgggcccggggctgtggggctgtgcgggccccgcttcccgggccgcagctccagctgccgccgctgcctcggagcggccccgctccggtgtgagggccgaggcgccggtgccgggcccgattggccgctgtcgtggcgctgcaggagagctccccgccgtgtcccggctgcagagagcggctgccgggccggttcgcctgggagcctgaagcgagcatggcccagggagcggaggcgagaaatagagacggaagagacaggggcaggaagcagaacagagagacaacgggagcaaaagagggccagggaacgggagcggagctgcgggaaggggcagcagggacagaggaagagacgcagaatgagcaggagggagcaggagagagcgcagtctgggctggggcaggatggagactcttgaagaagctttggagggaccacaaaatagagagtgagtggcaaaggaacagggctatagcgggcaagcaagggactggcaagtggctagagcaacacacaaggagaagtgcccaggggcagtttctgtatgcactccagtaaatccagaggtgctttcctgctgcagtggtcgctgccagccagcggcagcagctggggctgaggcccggcaagcggggccggcacagccccgcagccccgtgcccgcccctcggggccccgtgcgcaatggcggcagcaggggacgaggaggccgcgggctgcggacggcgcagccgccctgccgggccacacgccgcgggcggcttcagcagcagcactgcaggagctctggggacactggtgccacagctggtgacgagccgccgagcagcacagtggcgcggagtgcggtaagggagagcctgggcgtgcggccgcctaaggaacacaggagggccgtgttcatcggtgcctctcctcgggcaggaatggagggcccgagatggcgctcagagccaaggccgagggagccgggcagcctgcctgggtcctacgtaggaaggagatgtcactaagacaccatccagcctgctctggccctctgctcattttgttccgcggccttgacggtgggcagtgatgtgtgcttgattccagaggatgccatgggccgagtttctgcagcttgtcagctgcataggactcttacgagccttggagagagacccgaggggtggaaatctgtcagtgcctctttgcttgcagctggaaacacctgggggttaagtggtgcttcagggacaactgtaccaaaggtgctctagaaggctgtccaagagcttctgagcgtaggttgcctggcacacagaagtcatgcatatttatttgccagaagagctgctcggctaaaaggccagcagtgttaactgatatctgcagcaaccaagacatttgtgtgtgtcccgtggtgggcggtgcctgatggtgtccgagaacaagccagagggagctgaggggctctggatgactgcttgagggatctggggcgcatgtggtattttcttccgccacgtgcagtgagccagacccagggaggctctagaggtgaataggcggcagcctggtgttcccagcagcagtgtgggagtttgagcgtgggttagtgtacaggacagcaggcctgatggtggcagatgggctacatgtgcctgaaagggaaaaaggctcttggctccagagttagcagggctccttgagagagctttaagtagcattggaagtggaaaagggagtaaaccaggctgacgggggagatgcgtgagcactgcacagccatgtttgcgtgacagtggaggatggaagcagtgctgccatcaaaggtcatgaaactgtagcagaagtcatgggaaaagcagggttttgccacaattctttcagacaaaaatactaccaaagaaacactcttgacttTGGGCTtcttacagcagccttcatccaggtcttcttatagggaatttctgaggaataagacgtgagtgcctctgcattcccatgcacaatgctgcctccaaaatactccagcccttctccatttggctccttccattcctgtgcagaataaggaaattcaatagagggtaggtgcaggaattcacagccaacgtgggcgtacattggggccttcacagccatcatttttttatgaggtcacagagctctgtttgatgtcaggttccagagccccactgtgctcttcagtgctcgctctgggcaacactgcagcagcagcagcagcagcagcagcagcagcagcagcagagtgttgctagcaggggggatcatggtcctgaaccactacctcctgctgctctttctcgtggccctgccagcccagaatgcccagagtgctccatcagctgggcagggagcaggtaggcaggcaggggccagcacacagccctggctggcagcagcagggccgggagcagggatggctgagccaggaagtcagcacggggcaggcagaggggcagaggctccggGGGaagtgtgaggggctgcagctgctttaggatGCAGCAtagagagagcttcctaaggagcaaggatgtggggaggggagggtcaggcccggaagctcagcaccagttctccatcactcagcagtggctgtccgtccctccgctctggttgtccagccttgtggcccagctccagggctgacccgcacacagatccaTGCgcgcacgccacggcttttcccttcatgtggaaGTTGCCAGCTCAGtatcccaagggcagccagacccccctgcagctgtgaggatgcagagctgcctgagcgtgccctatcagtgccttccacatccaggccttgaggtgtgcccatcagggTATTGCatgtgatggtaacttcttgtgggtgtttggttgtagttgtggagacagagagtgctctttcaggccctgagcgaggggcagataccgtgctgactccgagctggtacctcaagcgtgagtagtcagtctgtcctgccttcacaaaaaggagcgccccttttccctattttattaatgagaaaaataccctcataggttaacgtgcttttgtaaatctaacagtagggatgaacgatgacaaggttcctgaagagttccctgaaggattgccggatgttccagaggagctcctggcagccttggataaagccccatctggttagtatatcccactctgttaaccctggcagccggcaagctgagcttttgcttcctgtaggcatgtgctgtgtcctggacagccagaagcactcagtcagagtcttgctgcaggcccactccattccatagctcctgcagggagccctagagatggtccagcacagcctctgctggcagctgtgcttccagatgattgccagggccttctccagctgctgctgcagttgtagcattcttggccagggctgctctgtgcagacattggcatccagatgttgggcaaaggccagtgctgaatttgggttcggcacacgctcagcacagcatggaggcagcaacaacatcagagcaagccttggctgccccttgcaaagctcaggctcagggacgggttgaagctggagtccaagggtgagggggaacctgaaggtactccttctgtgggtcatttggttgattaagtcttggctggtttgggtctgcacttcttgttgcactgcagaaaatccagctgtccattcctcctgtcttgagggggacagcggcctcgtcagtgccgcttgccggaatgcccaggccatggtaccgtccttgtgctgaggggcagtggcttctggttaatgtgtgcaatgttttgttttgtttttttctgaagagacagattctgagactgtgccggagaccttagccgtggaagaaagtgacagtgtgccaggctcacatgaaaaaagagaagcaatagaggacaccagcacacttgctgagcctgagcaatattcaggtgagtgcttgctagatgctgtcttgggcaaagagcagcatttctgctgtatccctgcagtgctctccatgggtgaattgcaggtgcccagcacacagcccgggcctgcagcccggaggagtagatggggcagtgctgctccctggcacacactgggctcttgtgcatgagaacttgatgggatccctcttggtccctgatgctaagacaccagaggcagaggaacccatctctgaagacaacatcagatgtcagttctgatccactagcagtgccagtccttgggcatctgaagcacactgtggggttatgcctagtgcagagcacaaacgctgactcttgcattgtctcttctcctgccagggtcatccggtgggcaaaaagcccagactgctggacaccgTGACCCcggcaagtactacatcctagtagggacagtagcagcctcagctttgcttctgcttggggcagtgtctgtgtatctagtcatgcatcagctgctgaagagagacaggtcagttattaattgctgccattggcaaggaagtctttgcagcatgcaggagcgcccaggcggctcctcgcagggctctgaggaacctgtgctccaaattcctatctgtgaggagtcttcttggaaatctgttcctacaggaggagccaggaggacaaagaggcaagaggacaggactgggactcttcctgggaaagctgtggtcagcctagaggtgaagcagagtcaggagaaggagcggcaagcggcgagagagcccaaggcaagggcttcagggacagctgccgcctgtttcctgagctctttgcagcagagctcgcccagctctacaagaacatgggcgcagacccgtcacctctgccaacGTGCTCctactgtgctctggctgacaacgcctcttcacgggaccactggatttccctggagtcacctcagcccacagcatcctcttgccccTCCTACCAACACCAGCAGGACTATTATCTGTTAGAGGaggatgattagtgatagtgatagatgattagtgatagtgatagtgatagtgatagtgataaatagtgatagtgctagtgattcttttagggaTAGTGGTAGGGATAcctgatattagagggtggtggttgttttaatgatagcgttagttaatattagaggatagtgattgttttaatgatagcgttacttgatattagaggagggtaattgtattagtgatagtgatagtgatacatagtgatagtggtaatgataaatagtgatagtggtagtgattcttttagggatagtggtagggatacttgatattagagggtggtggttgttttaataatagtgatagttaatagtagcggatagtgattgttttaatgatagcgttatttgatattagaggacagcgattgtattagcgatagtgacAGTTAAGATtagaggatggtgattgttttagtgatagtggtacatttagtgatagtgatacttggtattagcagataatgattgttttcttcatattgataaataaaaatgtttccaaaagcagtaaattcttgcctggtgtggctgtttctgttggggtagaatgcacagagctgggagcatggctggggctgtgacaggagctctgagaaacttgcactgcagtgcaggagctgcttgtgccacctcagcctgctttgccagcagtggccgttcacaaagctttcctgcaccagcatggggacacgctggcggtcagaggcctgagctaggaaataccaaaatcagcatgactaaggctttagaagcccctctcttccgccttttgGACActgttatctccctgtatatccataggttactttcccttgacccttactattggacagttttcaaaacccctgtagggtataaaaacccctaactctgcccggttcgggagagaagagctgtcactggacccttcgcggagacccgaataaaagaaccctgcggaacccatacagcgcttctccctctctctctgcgtctgctgcggcggcgGTACCGACGGCACCAGGcaagctaaaagagctgaaatcactaaagagctgactgcaaatcactatagcctgcctgggttgcctgagccccccgctgagctatcctggcccccccgctgagctatcctggccggccggcattccccgctgggcttctgccctgagggtaatagcCAGCCATAGGTGGCTGTTTACCGAGGGAGGGGACACGCAAGGGCATGGTCAGCCCACACTGTTGGCTTTCAgggctctttttctttcttttccttatttttcctgTAGAGTGTGGGTGGAATCAAGCTTGGTAGCCAGGATGGGTGCCAGGTTGCCTACGCAGCAAAAGGAAATTTATCTCCAAGTTGTGGGGACCCTGAGGGAGGGGGGTGTAAGTTTTTCTACAAGACAGTTGAAGAGGTTTGTTAAATGGTCCTTTTTAGTTTCCCCACTATCATCCCACAAGACATTTTGAAAGAGGAGTTTTGGAAAAGGGTTGGAATTGTACTAACTGATGCCATCAAGAGGGGTGACTCTTCAGATAAAATGGGTTCATGACGTTATTCCTACTAACATGGGATGTCATCAAAGATAGAGAGAGAGAATCTAATAAATTCAgatcagataaaaaaaaaaatatttcagctggtcaGTCAGTGGAATAGGTAACCCCGGGAGGTGGTGGAGtgaccatccctggaggtgttcaagaggCTTCTGGCTCTGGGTGGTGTGGTTTAGTGGTTTAGAGttatggggcagtgctgggcagatgAATGGACTGGTGATCTTGAAAGTGTCTACCTTGATGATTCTGTGTTTAATACTAAATGACTTGTGAAGTCATCCTCAAGGTAGGAAAGTTGGGTTTCACTTTTGTTCCTCACCCTCTAATCCAAGGAATCAATTCTctctggaaatatttattttatattctaGGATCAGATGGTTGTTTAGTCTATATTATAATTCTGCCCTCTTTGTACTCTCTCTTTCAGCactgaaatataaaaattatcCTACTGTTACATTGCACAGTGGGAAACTTTGGAAGGCTCTTTTACAAAAGATTTTTCTAGGACAAAGTTAAGCACAAACCCAGCAACCATTGTTCATTGGTAACAAACCATGTGTTGCCCTACTAAAGaagagaaaaggcagagaaggaagaaggaaaaggagtaGAGCGGGACaaagagagaggggagagacagagagaaaaagtgAGCGTTGCCACCAGAACTTCGGAGTGTGCCACTGACATCCTAGTGGCAGGGGATGTGTGCACACTACCCGCTAGGGAAAGCCTGTGCGGCTGTAAGAGAGGTGCAGCTTTGAAAGAAGGCACAGCTTCCACATCAACAGGCAAGACATGAGGAAATGGGGTACTTGGGCAGGAGGTACAGATCCCTGGACAGGGTTGCAGTGGGATTGTGGCAGCAGGCTGGATCGGCAAAGCAGTGTTGGAAGCAGGTGACTCAGGCATGACCAGGTGGGCAGGGAGAAAGCAGGCAGGGGTGTCAGGAATGTATGCAGGGAGGTAGGACAAGcaaaggctggagcaggagagggagaagaggTAGGGCAGGACGAGTTAGGCACAAGGCTCAGTGGTCTCAGGTGGTCAGTCAGTGAAGTGAAGTCAGCAAGCCAAGTGCTGTGCCTTGCAACTTTTGGTACAGTTACTTTTATCCCCCAGGGCTTCTCCCAAGGTCTGCTTGCTGGCTGGAGACCATTGGCTAGTGAAGTGTTTGACTGCAGTCCGCTAGTGCAGACTTTCTGCCCATCAGTGGGAAAGCCTTTCTAGAGGGCAGTGATCTTGTTGCTGTGCTCTTCCTGCTGGATACTGCCTATTCTATGTGAGACGTGGAATGGCTGCCAGAACAGGTGCAGCCCCTCCCCACACCCCTCGGGTAGTCTTCACGTAATgttgaggaaaaaataaaaattgtttcctCACATCTACCTAGACATCGCTTCTGAGAGCACAAGCTAGCTAGATAATAcctttggaaaatttcaggttaattttttaaaaatgatatAAAATGGATTATTTCTATGAAGTAGTTTTGGGTCTTTCTACTGATGCTTTTTAAATTACAAGTCAGTGAAAAACATTGAGATCACATTGCAGTGGTGTAAGTACATTTCTTCAAAGCCTGTTAAAGATTACTGTAATTAATGGTGATAAGGCAATCATGCTTATTACTCTTCAgtgttttttataaaaaaacttTTGCTATACAGGAAATACATTTTTGATGTCTTCACACATTTGTTGTCTTCCACAGAGAGAAGCAGAGGAAGCTCTTACTCACAGATCAGCCATTGGACCTAACTTCTGACCCAATGAAATGCAAATGTAAGACAGCTTCATTCACCATGTCTATTCAATAATTTATTAGTTCATGTCATAACAATTATAATTCTGTGTGTATTATGGAGTATGTATGTGACTGTAGGCATTTCTGGGAGACCCACACTAAATTGTTAGTGTTAGCACTCACTTATACAGCCCACCTCTAGAAATACCTCAACATTAtaagtcaaaaaaaaaaaaaagtagaggaGACCTGGAGGAAAATACTAGGATATAATGAAAATACGTTTAGTGAAGTTCGCTGaacaaatatatttcatttttcaagaCAGTATAACCAGTAAAAGGattagcaaaaaaaccccaaagaccAGCAGAAgtccttttaaaagaaaaaggggaagtATTTCTAGAGTGTAAATTCAATAATAAATAAGTTTAGAGGATAAATGCAAGACAGGTGACATTTTTAATTACATATGGGTGTATTATAAGAATACATTAATACATTAATAGAAGAAGTAATGGAGTAAGATCTTGACTTAGTTGTTGCTGCCCAAGAAGAAAATTCCAGTCTTATAAAGCTTTATATACAAGTTTAATCTCCACATTCAGTTTGCATATTAAAAGAGAATAATTTGGTTTTAGTTGTTTGCATAGAATGAAGTTAgtagaaatgaaagcagaagcaaaggatttgaataaaaatagaaatttaattCACCAACCTATGCTGTTcttatacatttatttattcaatcaaacaaaaatttcACCACTTCAATATTTCAGAATCTTCTTCACATGCATTTCATATTTAGAAGCAATTTTACAAATGGCAGTAAATTTTGTACTCATGTGGTCATCTTGCCTGTTTTGTGAAAGATGTACTACTGATCACATTTAACCTGGCACATTTATTCTTACTTTAGAAATCTAGCTCACAATATTCAACAACATGAGGTGGATGTATCATGCTTTATATAAAGCAACACCTAGTGGAAACAAGAGTCTTGTGTATTCAATCTAATAGGTGTTTAACCTAAGTGTTCCCACTGAGATGCTTTGAACTTCACCTGAACCTTCAGGAAGCCCTCGTGAGGCCATTGTGTCTTCTCTCTATGATGAATTTGCTATGTTAACTCCTTTTTTTAACACCTTGTAATCTTAACATCTGTATGAACAATGGAGCTCACTATCACAAGAAATCAATAAAACAGTTAATTTAATTCTGATACAAGAAACTGGTACCCATATATGATTATATTAGAAAAGTGTAATTATGCTTCAAAGGACTGAATATATACAGAAGTAATAATTTACCTGGGGTAATCATCGTTGGAGACAACTGTCAGATAAATGAAGCTCCACATTACTGAGCTGAAACCGGTCTGAGAGATTAGAATGAGATTCATGCAGGTCATAATGCTTTCTTTGTTTGATATTCTTGCAGTCTTTTGGCACATTCACTGTTTCCTCTGtttcaagcagaaaaataaactagatatttggatcagttcttgAATGGCAAGTTCCAAATGAAAAGAAGTCATTCCTCCTTTAAGATAATGTAAATTATCTAGAAGTTTAGTGTAGACTTAGCTGAGGCAGACATTTTTGTTTAAATCAGCCCTTTTAGATTCCATGTATTTAAGGTAAGACTAGTATCAATAATAGCTAACTTAAATCAGGAATTTCCCCAGTGTTCCATGGATACTGTTTTGAGCACTGAATTAACTGCAGTATAGATAAAGTACAAGTAAATAGTTTCAAAGGCAGTTTCTCTCACAACATTTCTAATAGAACAGTTCAAGCAGCAAATATTCTGATAAAGGAGGTACTTGAAGGTGAGAACAAACTGGGATGGTTTATGCTTTCAGTTAATT
Encoded here:
- the LOC135290181 gene encoding uncharacterized protein LOC135290181 isoform X1; the protein is MNDDKVPEEFPEGLPDVPEELLAALDKAPSETDSETVPETLAVEESDSVPGSHEKREAIEDTSTLAEPEQYSGSSGGQKAQTAGHRDPGKYYILVGTVAASALLLLGAVSVYLVMHQLLKRDRRSQEDKEARGQDWDSSWESCGQPRGEAESGEGAASGERAQGKGFRDSCRLFPELFAAELAQLYKNMGADPSPLPTCSYCALADNASSRDHWISLESPQPTASSCPSYQHQQDYYLLEEDD
- the LOC135290181 gene encoding uncharacterized protein LOC135290181 isoform X3, with the protein product MNDDKVPEEFPEGLPDVPEELLAALDKAPSETDSETVPETLAVEESDSVPGSHEKREAIEDTSTLAEPEQYSGSSGGQKAQTAGHRDPGKYYILVGTVAASALLLLGAVSVYLVMHQLLKRDRRSQEDKEARGQDWHSSWESCGQPRGEAESGEGAASGERAQGKGFRDSCRLFPELFAAELAQRYKNMGADPSPLPTCSFCALADNASSRDHWISLESPQPTASSCPSYQHQQDYYLLEEDD
- the LOC135290181 gene encoding uncharacterized protein LOC135290181 isoform X2, translating into MNDDKVPEEFPEGLPDVPEELLAALHEAPSETDSETVPETLAVEESDSVPGSHEKREAIEDTSTLAEPEQYSGSSGGQKAQTAGHRDPGKYYILVGTVAASALLLLGAVSVYLVMHQLLKRDRRSQEDKEARGQDWDSSWESCGQPRGEAESGEGAASGERAQGKGFRDSCRLFPELFAAELAQLYKNMGADPSPLPTCSYCALADNASSRDHWISLESPQPTASSCPSYQHQQDYYLLEEDD